The genomic stretch AGGATCGGCACGCCGGAGGAGGTCAGAGTCGCCAGGGTCTGACAGAAGCGGGCGACGGCGATCTTGCGCAGCAGCATGCCGATGATCGGCGTCTTGAGGAGAAGCCCGTCGAGCACCCGGCGACCACGATAGGTCTTGTGGTAGCGATTGATCGCCACGCCGAGCAGGATGAAGGCCGGAATGATGAAGATCGAGTATCGCCCGACGGCGTTGCTCGCCCCGATCACCACCTTGGTGATGAAGGGCATTTCGCCGCCGACGCCGGCGAAGAGCTGCTGGAAGACCGGAATGACCTTCCACAGGATGATGTAGACCACGAAGGCGGCGATCAGGATTACCGCGACCGGGTAGATGAGGGCCGACTTGACCTGGTTGCGCAGCTTGACGATCTTTTCGATGTAGGTCGCCAGCCGCTGCAGGATGACGTCGAGAATACCGCCCGCCTCACCGGCGGCGATCATGTTGACGAAAAGGTCGTCGAAGGCCTTGGGATGCTTGCCCATGGCGTCCGCCAGGGAGGCACCGGACTCGACGTCGGTGCGCACCTTGTCGATGATCTCGGCGAAGGTCTTGTTCTCTTCCTGCTCGCCGAGGATCTCGAGGCACTGCACCAGCGGCAGGCCGGCGTCGAGCATCACCGAGAACTGCCGGGTGAACACCGCCAGGCGCTTGGTGCCGACCTTCTGGGGCAGCCGCGGCAGGAGCGGGATCTCGCGCCCCTTCTGGCGAATGTTGGTGACCTGGATCTGCTGGCGCTTGAGGGTGGCGACGGCGGCATCGCGGCTGTCCGCCAGCAAAACCCCCTCTTGAACTCCACCGGTGCGGTTGCGGCCTCTCCAAGCGAACTGGGGCATGGTCTAGCTCCTCGCGGCCTGCTGCCTGGGCTGAAGGGATGGATTCAACGCCGAGGGCCCACGGTTGATGATGTCCTGCAGCTCATCCGGATAGGAGGAGCGCGCCATCGCCGTGGGCAGGTTGATCATGCGGCGGAAGTAGAGGGCCGCCAGCGACTGGTTGAAGGTCTGCATGCCGTGGCGGGCCTGGCCGGCCTGCATCATGCCGTAGATCTGGTGGATCTTGTCTTCCCGGATGAGGTTGCGGATCGCCGAGTTGGGCACCAGCACCTCCATCGCCAGGGCGCGACCCTTGCCTCCGGCTCGCGGCAGTAGGGATTGACACATGATGCCTTCGAGGACGAAGGAGAGCTGCACCCGAATCTGGCCCTGCTGGTGGGCCGGGAAGATGTCGATGATGCGGTTGATGGTCTGCGCCGCCGAGTTGGTGTGCAGGGTGGCGAAGGTGAGATGGCCGGTTTCGGCGATACGCAGCGCCGCTTCCACCGTCTCGAAGTCGCGCATCTCGCCGATCAGGACGACGTCCGGGTCTTGCCGCAGGGCCGAGCGCAGGGCATTCGAGAAGCTGTGCGTGTCGGCGTGCAGCTCGCGCTGGTTGACGATGCACTTCTTGTGAGTGTGCAGGTACTCGACCGGATCTTCGATGGTGACGATGTGCTCGCTGCGCTCGCGATTCACCTTGTCGAGCATCGCCGCCAGGGTGGTCGATTTGCCGGAGCCGGTGGGCCCCGTCACCAGCACCAGCCCACGCGGCTTTTCACACAGCTTCTCGGCGACCTGCGGCAATCCGAGCTCGCGGAAGGTGCGAATCTCGTAGGGGATGCGGCGGAAAGCCGCCGCGATGGCGCCGCGCTGATGGAAGACGTTGGCGCGGAAGCGGGCCAACCCCTTGATGCCGAAAGAGAAGTCGATCTCGAGGTCTTCCTCCAGACGGTGCTTTTGGTTGTCCGTCAGGATGGAGTAGGCCATCTTTTTGGTTTCGGTGGGGGAGAGGGGCGGTGCGTTGAGCGACTTGAGCACGCCGTCGACGCGAATTTGCGGCCCGATGTTGGTCGTCACGTGGAGGTCCGAGCCTCCTTGGTCGACCATCGCTTTGAGAAGCTGGTTCAGGGTCGGTGCAGCCATGTCGAATCACTCCCTCCAGGAAACGAGAGTTTGAGTGTACACCATGCAGGAGATAGATGAAAAGCGATGGGTCGCACCGGGGTGGTGGGCGCCGGGCCACCAATGACGGGCGATTTCGCCTCCCGGCAGGGGCTCGCGGGGGACCCCTGCGGGAGGGTCGGCGGTGCCCGCAAGGGGCCCTTCGAGGCTTCCCGAGGCGGGTGACTGGGGTATGGTTGCGGCCGTGAGCGAAGCCCACGAAGAAGAGGTCCTCGGCAAGGCCTACGACGCTCGCCTGATGGCGCGCTTGATGGCCTACGTGCGGCCCTATTGGGGGCGTGCCCTGGGAGCCGTCGGGCTGATCATCCTGTCGTCCTTCCTGCAGCTCATCGGACCGTTGGCGACGGCCACCGCCATCGACCTCTATATCCGTCCCGCCGAGGGTGCTTCCGCCGACGAGGTGTCGACGGCGGCGCGTTGGGTCGAGGAGCGTCTCACCGCCTGGGGACTGGAGCTCTCGCCGGCCGAGGGCATCGCCGCCATGGCGGCGATCTATCTGTCGGCTCTGCTGCTGGCCTTCGTCGTTCTCTACGCCCAAGGCCGAGTCATGTTGATGATGGGCCAGCTCATCATGCGCGATCTGCGCAACCAGGTGTTTCGACGCCTGCAAGAGCTGCCGGTCTCCTACTTCGACCGCAATCCCATCGGTCGCCTGGTGACCCGGGTGACCACCGACATCGATGCCCTCAATGAGCTCTTCACCTCCGGTCTGGTGTCGATCTTCGGCGACCTCTTTCTCCTCGCCGGCATCGTCGGGGTGCTGTTCTGGCTCAACTGGCAGCTCGCCCTGGTGACCTTCTGCATCTTGCCGCTGCTGCTCTTGCTGACCTTCTGGTTTCGCGTCCGGGCGCGGCAGAGCTATCGCGAGGTGCGGGTCAAGATCGCGCGCATCAACGCCTTCCTCCAGGAGCACGTCACCGGCATGTCGGTGCTGCAGCTCTTCAACGGCGAGCGCCGCGCCTTCGACGACTTTTCGGAGATCAACGAGGATCACCGGGTGGCCAACGTGCGGGCGATCTTTTTCTATGCCGTCTACTACCCGACGGTGGAGCTGATCACCGCCATCGGCATCGGCCTGATCATCGGCTACGGCGGCAACCGGGTGGTTGCCGGGGTCGTCTCCCTGGGTGCTCTGGTGGCCTTCGTGCAGTACGCCCAGCGCTTTTATCAGCCACTGTCGGACCTGTCCGAGAAGTACAACATCCTGCAGGCGGCGATGGCGAGCTCGGAGCGCGTCTTCGCCTTGGTCGACCGTCCGGTCGAGATCGCCTCGCCGGTCGATCCCTGGCGGCCGCTGGAGGAGGCCGGCGAGCGCCCTCCGGGGGCGGCCGTCGCCTTCGAGCAGGTCGATTTCTCTTATCTCCCGGACGAGCCCGTTCTCAAGAACGTCTCTTTCACCATCAACCCCGGCGAAACGGTGGCGGTGGTCGGCCACACCGGGGCCGGCAAGTCGACCCTCACCAATCTGCTGCTGCGCTTCTACGACGTCGATGCCGGACAGGTCACCGTCGACGGCGTCGACGTGCGCTCGTGGGACCTCGCCGCCCTGCGCTCGGCGACGGCGATGGTGCTCCAAGACGTCTTTCTGTTCTCCGGCACCCTGG from Acidobacteriota bacterium encodes the following:
- a CDS encoding type II secretion system F family protein; this translates as MPQFAWRGRNRTGGVQEGVLLADSRDAAVATLKRQQIQVTNIRQKGREIPLLPRLPQKVGTKRLAVFTRQFSVMLDAGLPLVQCLEILGEQEENKTFAEIIDKVRTDVESGASLADAMGKHPKAFDDLFVNMIAAGEAGGILDVILQRLATYIEKIVKLRNQVKSALIYPVAVILIAAFVVYIILWKVIPVFQQLFAGVGGEMPFITKVVIGASNAVGRYSIFIIPAFILLGVAINRYHKTYRGRRVLDGLLLKTPIIGMLLRKIAVARFCQTLATLTSSGVPILDGLEITAKTSGNAIIEDAIMAVRKSVEEGKTLSEPLAETKVFPPMVVQMINVGEQTGALDQMLSKIAEFYEEEVDTAVNGLMKLIEPLLITILGAIIGTIVTAMYLPLYSVLSQIG
- a CDS encoding ABC transporter ATP-binding protein, giving the protein MSEAHEEEVLGKAYDARLMARLMAYVRPYWGRALGAVGLIILSSFLQLIGPLATATAIDLYIRPAEGASADEVSTAARWVEERLTAWGLELSPAEGIAAMAAIYLSALLLAFVVLYAQGRVMLMMGQLIMRDLRNQVFRRLQELPVSYFDRNPIGRLVTRVTTDIDALNELFTSGLVSIFGDLFLLAGIVGVLFWLNWQLALVTFCILPLLLLLTFWFRVRARQSYREVRVKIARINAFLQEHVTGMSVLQLFNGERRAFDDFSEINEDHRVANVRAIFFYAVYYPTVELITAIGIGLIIGYGGNRVVAGVVSLGALVAFVQYAQRFYQPLSDLSEKYNILQAAMASSERVFALVDRPVEIASPVDPWRPLEEAGERPPGAAVAFEQVDFSYLPDEPVLKNVSFTINPGETVAVVGHTGAGKSTLTNLLLRFYDVDAGQVTVDGVDVRSWDLAALRSATAMVLQDVFLFSGTLGHNIRLGSDRIDDEALRQAAREVHALPFIERSEKGFETEVKERGAGLSVGQKQLVAFARALAFDPRMLILDEATSSIDTETEQLIQRALERLLEGRTSLVIAHRLSTIQKADRILVLHKGCLREQGTHQELLAQRGIYYRLYQLQYKDQEVARAG
- a CDS encoding type IV pilus twitching motility protein PilT; this translates as MAAPTLNQLLKAMVDQGGSDLHVTTNIGPQIRVDGVLKSLNAPPLSPTETKKMAYSILTDNQKHRLEEDLEIDFSFGIKGLARFRANVFHQRGAIAAAFRRIPYEIRTFRELGLPQVAEKLCEKPRGLVLVTGPTGSGKSTTLAAMLDKVNRERSEHIVTIEDPVEYLHTHKKCIVNQRELHADTHSFSNALRSALRQDPDVVLIGEMRDFETVEAALRIAETGHLTFATLHTNSAAQTINRIIDIFPAHQQGQIRVQLSFVLEGIMCQSLLPRAGGKGRALAMEVLVPNSAIRNLIREDKIHQIYGMMQAGQARHGMQTFNQSLAALYFRRMINLPTAMARSSYPDELQDIINRGPSALNPSLQPRQQAARS